In Rhodothermia bacterium, one DNA window encodes the following:
- a CDS encoding GWxTD domain-containing protein, which produces MKTAQFLLVTCLACCIFGGNPILAQDAGTSPQTETPFDKGVRAFRGGQYAEAKAIFEAIPEVDATFAESRFMLARILVESSEKDFKGANRYLDHALRKDPENVRYLVAKLNIIRDPENQVQLGGKSGEDRNVIIERLSTFLSKNWLQERYRDALARDLSRKILQKDPNNAFAHEEMGITYIKDYWRFRNAIAVPQYTNTNRADRNRDRTIESTDIRQTPGSLTDPNATLEFNPGLPNDPFADLISLAEKQDPFGMYSVTLNDQFDLEEMKTQGIPVKDFSNRAEYAYNKATSHLKKAQENDPMRRSVYNHLMRVYLLKGEYREAAIMLQDMYAFFADDPETNLFIGAAQYKLGNYEAAMQFFDRAFEKMDTKTRSAFEDIGVILPESERAAYRNDPIGYATKFWTSQNPRFLTPFNERKMEHYYRLVYADLLYSVQRLGIRGWESQRGQILIRYGVPSVEIIMEKDGPLGGRGKGWDSPVGQSVEQASQLSTSQRGNVFQEEVYDSRKAAKLYNIWIYPQFRFVFEDAFRNGDYVFYSPTQEDIDSGVDPYVNDYELKSREIFKKYNDFYQYKSNGRQVSLPYLVNTFKGKGSQADLYLHAGVPVQQYDANKSEINLNLNFGTFLIGENRDFLVERRLTTYGMKTAQIVKFKETDLWIYTQAMTAPAGSQTLSVEFETASGGTMGVQRRRISVPDYTKPVFAMSDAMLAYNVEESPDNKPINTGDVVRNGLSIRPAPWSVFDKTSPIYFYFEMYNLSMDGAGKTKYQVEAQLVPKETGNGVQRTMNNLFRRKEKGVSVKFENSGSSVDDAQYLVLEAGKQEAGLYTLTVRIKDVVSGKAVERVKDLFLE; this is translated from the coding sequence ATGAAAACAGCTCAATTCCTCTTAGTGACCTGCCTCGCTTGCTGTATTTTTGGGGGCAATCCGATTTTGGCACAAGATGCTGGAACAAGTCCGCAAACGGAAACACCTTTCGACAAAGGCGTTCGTGCCTTCCGAGGTGGGCAATATGCCGAGGCTAAGGCCATTTTTGAAGCCATTCCAGAAGTGGATGCCACTTTTGCAGAATCCCGTTTTATGTTGGCGCGAATATTGGTTGAAAGTTCCGAAAAGGACTTTAAAGGAGCAAATCGTTACTTAGACCACGCCTTGCGAAAAGACCCTGAAAATGTACGGTACTTGGTCGCCAAATTAAACATCATCCGAGATCCAGAAAACCAAGTTCAACTCGGCGGCAAGTCTGGCGAGGATAGAAATGTAATCATAGAACGATTGTCAACTTTTTTGTCGAAAAACTGGCTACAAGAGCGGTATCGTGATGCCTTGGCGCGTGATTTGTCTCGAAAAATCTTGCAGAAAGACCCGAACAATGCGTTTGCGCACGAGGAAATGGGGATTACCTATATCAAAGACTACTGGCGCTTCCGAAATGCCATTGCCGTTCCACAATATACCAATACCAATCGTGCAGACCGGAATCGAGACAGAACGATTGAGTCCACGGATATTCGGCAGACGCCGGGTAGCCTTACAGACCCGAATGCGACCTTAGAATTTAACCCCGGCTTGCCTAATGATCCTTTTGCAGACCTAATTTCCTTGGCAGAAAAACAAGACCCGTTCGGAATGTATTCGGTTACATTGAATGACCAGTTTGATCTGGAAGAAATGAAAACCCAAGGCATTCCAGTAAAAGATTTTAGCAATCGTGCCGAATATGCTTACAATAAAGCGACTTCACACCTCAAAAAAGCGCAAGAAAACGACCCTATGCGGCGTTCGGTTTATAACCATCTGATGCGGGTTTATTTGCTTAAAGGAGAATACCGCGAAGCAGCCATCATGCTGCAAGACATGTACGCTTTTTTTGCAGATGATCCAGAAACGAACCTTTTTATTGGAGCGGCACAATACAAACTCGGTAATTATGAGGCCGCTATGCAGTTTTTTGACCGTGCCTTTGAAAAAATGGATACGAAAACCCGATCCGCATTTGAAGACATCGGCGTCATTTTGCCCGAAAGCGAGCGGGCAGCTTATCGAAACGATCCAATAGGATATGCCACTAAGTTCTGGACAAGTCAAAATCCACGCTTCCTTACCCCATTTAATGAGCGGAAGATGGAGCATTATTATCGGTTGGTCTATGCAGATTTACTGTATTCGGTTCAACGATTGGGAATTCGTGGCTGGGAAAGCCAACGTGGCCAAATTTTGATTCGATACGGCGTCCCGAGCGTCGAGATTATTATGGAGAAAGATGGCCCACTCGGAGGGAGGGGGAAGGGCTGGGATTCGCCCGTAGGCCAGAGCGTGGAACAAGCCTCTCAACTTTCTACCTCGCAGCGTGGAAATGTGTTTCAAGAGGAAGTTTATGACTCAAGAAAAGCTGCAAAACTTTATAATATCTGGATTTATCCGCAATTCAGATTTGTGTTTGAGGACGCTTTTCGGAATGGGGACTATGTTTTTTATTCCCCAACCCAAGAAGATATAGACAGTGGCGTAGATCCCTACGTCAATGATTATGAATTGAAGTCTCGCGAAATTTTTAAAAAGTATAACGATTTTTATCAGTATAAGTCGAATGGCCGTCAGGTGAGTTTGCCCTATTTGGTCAATACCTTTAAAGGCAAGGGGAGCCAGGCGGATCTTTATCTCCATGCAGGGGTTCCGGTGCAACAGTATGATGCAAATAAGTCGGAAATAAACCTAAACCTTAACTTTGGTACTTTTCTGATCGGCGAAAATCGCGACTTTTTGGTGGAAAGACGCCTAACGACTTATGGCATGAAAACGGCACAAATCGTGAAGTTCAAAGAAACGGATTTGTGGATTTATACCCAAGCTATGACGGCTCCGGCGGGGAGCCAGACCCTGAGCGTAGAATTTGAAACGGCAAGTGGTGGAACGATGGGGGTTCAGCGCCGGCGAATATCAGTTCCCGATTATACCAAGCCCGTTTTTGCCATGTCGGATGCGATGTTGGCGTATAATGTCGAAGAATCGCCGGATAACAAGCCCATTAATACTGGAGATGTAGTCCGGAATGGCCTTTCTATACGGCCCGCGCCTTGGAGCGTTTTTGATAAAACCAGTCCAATTTATTTCTATTTCGAGATGTACAATTTATCCATGGATGGGGCTGGGAAAACAAAATATCAGGTAGAAGCCCAGTTGGTTCCAAAAGAAACCGGTAATGGGGTGCAAAGGACCATGAACAATTTGTTTCGCAGGAAAGAAAAGGGGGTTTCTGTTAAGTTTGAAAACAGCGGGTCTTCGGTTGATGATGCACAATATTTGGTCTTGGAGGCCGGAAAACAAGAAGCGGGTCTTTATACATTGACCGTCCGCATCAAAGACGTCGTCTCCGGAAAAGCGGTGGAGCGGGTGAAAGACCTGTTTTTGGAATAA
- a CDS encoding thioredoxin domain-containing protein — protein sequence MRNQLAQELSPYLLQHADNPVHWLPWGDEAFLQAQREDKPIFLSIGYATCHWCHVMAHESFEDPEVAALMNDAFVCIKVDREERPDVDGVYMTVCQMMTGHGGWPLTVVMTPDKKPFFAGTYLPKKSRSGRIGMLDFIPQVKNLWNNDRSRIQETARYVADKLHIKHNEKHNNVGLDVADLQHTVDLFIQRYDPEYGGFGDRPKFPSPHNLLFLLRSWKYTEDERLLQMVLHTLKQMRLGGLFDHVGYGFHRYATDARWFLPHFEKMLYDQAMLAWAYLEAYMATKDDFFANTAKEVLQYVLRDMQSEEGGFYSAEDADSEGEEGRFYVWEFNELHELATSEAEKNLIQRFGAARSGNFLDEATGRPMHTNVLHLTEILSAEENQTWQIFREKLFHYRKRRIHPLKDDKVLTDWNGLMVAVLAMAGRFLHEEQYIHAAEKALAFILEKMVLADGRLLHRFRKGEAGIQGNLDDYAFLILGLTELYQATFNPDYLEKALKLQEIQNQWFWDDQTGGYFFSPTDGEPLLFREKQYFDGAIPSGNAISGYNLLRLSRLTGEAHHEQQANDLLSTFSDDVKRYPTGFSFLMTAFHWLQKGGYEVILVSESHNEVVQEMISTLNVVYQPQLVVLLKTEANKLRLAEYAPFTGHYAIATGQVKAFVCQDHVCDQPINSVSALFERLR from the coding sequence ATGCGCAATCAATTAGCACAAGAACTCAGCCCATACTTGCTACAACACGCGGATAATCCCGTACATTGGTTGCCTTGGGGCGATGAAGCATTTTTGCAGGCGCAGAGGGAAGATAAGCCCATCTTTCTTTCCATTGGTTATGCTACCTGCCATTGGTGTCACGTAATGGCGCACGAATCCTTTGAAGACCCCGAAGTTGCGGCATTGATGAACGATGCTTTTGTTTGCATCAAAGTGGATCGCGAAGAACGGCCAGATGTGGATGGGGTCTATATGACGGTTTGTCAAATGATGACAGGGCATGGCGGTTGGCCTTTAACGGTCGTCATGACGCCGGATAAGAAACCCTTCTTTGCCGGAACGTATTTGCCCAAAAAAAGCCGATCTGGACGAATCGGTATGTTGGATTTTATCCCACAGGTTAAAAATTTATGGAATAACGACCGCTCACGAATACAAGAAACCGCCCGATATGTTGCGGACAAATTACACATCAAGCACAACGAAAAACATAACAATGTGGGATTGGATGTAGCCGACCTTCAGCATACGGTTGATCTTTTTATTCAACGCTACGATCCAGAATACGGTGGTTTTGGAGACCGACCCAAATTTCCTTCGCCACATAACCTGTTGTTTTTATTACGTTCTTGGAAATATACAGAGGATGAACGACTGTTGCAGATGGTGCTTCATACCCTAAAGCAAATGCGGCTTGGTGGCTTGTTTGATCACGTCGGATATGGTTTTCACCGCTACGCTACTGATGCACGGTGGTTTTTGCCACACTTCGAGAAAATGCTCTACGACCAAGCGATGCTGGCTTGGGCCTATCTGGAAGCATACATGGCCACTAAAGACGACTTTTTTGCGAATACGGCAAAAGAGGTTCTCCAGTATGTTTTGCGGGACATGCAATCGGAAGAAGGTGGTTTTTATTCTGCTGAGGACGCTGACTCCGAGGGGGAAGAAGGCCGCTTTTATGTGTGGGAATTTAATGAGTTGCACGAATTGGCAACGTCTGAAGCAGAAAAGAACCTTATTCAGCGTTTTGGTGCGGCTCGTTCTGGTAATTTCCTCGATGAGGCGACGGGCAGGCCCATGCACACCAATGTTCTTCACCTAACCGAAATCCTTTCTGCGGAGGAAAACCAAACTTGGCAGATCTTTAGGGAAAAGCTTTTCCATTATCGGAAACGGCGCATTCATCCGCTAAAAGATGACAAAGTTTTAACCGATTGGAATGGCCTAATGGTAGCGGTTCTGGCAATGGCTGGCCGATTTCTCCACGAGGAGCAATACATCCATGCTGCCGAAAAAGCTTTAGCCTTCATCTTAGAAAAAATGGTCTTGGCCGATGGGAGACTGCTCCATCGTTTTCGGAAGGGTGAAGCCGGTATTCAAGGAAATTTAGACGATTATGCCTTTCTTATTCTCGGATTGACCGAGTTGTACCAAGCAACGTTTAACCCAGATTACCTCGAAAAAGCCCTGAAATTACAAGAAATACAAAATCAGTGGTTTTGGGACGATCAAACTGGGGGCTATTTCTTTTCTCCAACCGATGGCGAACCCCTCTTGTTCAGAGAAAAACAATATTTTGATGGTGCTATTCCTTCGGGTAATGCCATTTCTGGTTATAATCTTCTGCGCTTATCGCGGCTAACAGGAGAAGCCCACCATGAGCAACAGGCAAATGACCTTTTGTCCACCTTCTCCGATGACGTTAAGCGATATCCAACCGGTTTTTCCTTCTTGATGACGGCCTTTCATTGGCTGCAAAAGGGTGGTTATGAGGTGATTTTGGTAAGTGAATCCCACAACGAAGTCGTTCAAGAAATGATTTCTACCCTAAATGTTGTCTATCAACCTCAACTTGTGGTGCTGCTCAAAACCGAAGCAAACAAATTAAGACTTGCCGAGTATGCACCATTTACGGGTCATTATGCTATTGCAACAGGCCAAGTTAAGGCTTTTGTTTGCCAAGATCATGTTTGTGACCAGCCCATAAACTCCGTATCAGCCTTGTTCGAGCGTTTGCGGTGA
- a CDS encoding 5-(carboxyamino)imidazole ribonucleotide synthase — protein sequence MNLSPIASGFRLGILGGGQLGKMLCLAAHRWDVETWVLDPNPAASCSVIANRFVVGDFNDLETVLHFGRQVHVLTIEIEHVNITALQILEKEGIKVCPSSNALSVIKNKGLQKAYLWENGLPTTPFTRFSSVEALLAAVDQGDICLPFVQKTEEDGYDGRGVSVVRSENDLRHNLLSGATLVEPVVEIQKEIAVIAARNTHGEIALFPPVEMAFHPTANLVEYLFCPADIPNAIAEVAAQLAHKTIEAFDVVGLLAVEMFWTREGAVLINEVAPRPHNSGHHTLDAHHTSQFEQHLRAILGFPLGDTSAHSASVMVNLLGEPEHSGAVHYAGIEKIMQIPNANIHLYGKLETKPFRKMGHLTLVAPDLQTALSHLSTIKKTLRVVSIK from the coding sequence ATGAATCTTTCACCTATCGCTTCGGGCTTCCGTCTTGGTATTCTGGGCGGGGGGCAATTGGGCAAAATGCTTTGCCTTGCCGCACATCGTTGGGATGTGGAAACATGGGTTTTAGACCCGAATCCGGCCGCCTCTTGTTCCGTTATTGCAAATCGTTTTGTGGTTGGCGATTTCAATGACTTAGAGACGGTTCTACACTTCGGACGGCAAGTCCATGTACTTACCATAGAAATTGAGCATGTAAACATAACAGCATTGCAGATTTTGGAAAAGGAAGGGATTAAAGTATGTCCATCTTCGAACGCTTTGTCTGTCATAAAAAACAAGGGTTTACAGAAGGCGTATTTATGGGAAAATGGGCTTCCTACAACACCATTTACGCGGTTTTCATCGGTAGAAGCCCTTCTCGCCGCAGTTGACCAAGGTGATATTTGCTTACCTTTTGTCCAAAAAACGGAAGAAGACGGCTATGATGGGCGTGGAGTCTCGGTTGTCCGGTCTGAAAATGACCTACGACATAACCTTCTTTCGGGTGCAACATTGGTTGAGCCGGTTGTAGAAATACAAAAGGAGATTGCTGTTATTGCGGCGCGGAATACACATGGGGAGATCGCCTTGTTTCCACCCGTCGAGATGGCCTTTCATCCAACAGCGAACTTGGTGGAGTATCTTTTTTGTCCAGCAGATATTCCAAATGCGATTGCTGAGGTGGCGGCACAATTGGCCCACAAAACGATCGAGGCTTTTGATGTGGTAGGACTTCTGGCGGTTGAAATGTTTTGGACGCGGGAGGGTGCTGTACTCATCAATGAGGTCGCGCCACGTCCACACAACAGTGGGCACCATACCCTTGATGCACATCATACGTCACAGTTTGAGCAACATTTGAGAGCGATCTTGGGATTTCCTTTGGGAGATACCTCCGCCCATAGTGCCTCCGTGATGGTTAATCTTTTGGGCGAGCCCGAACATAGCGGTGCGGTGCATTATGCAGGAATCGAAAAGATCATGCAAATTCCCAATGCCAATATCCATTTGTATGGGAAACTTGAAACCAAACCATTTCGGAAAATGGGACACCTTACGCTGGTTGCGCCTGATTTACAAACAGCCCTTTCGCACCTATCAACCATCAAAAAGACCTTACGTGTGGTCTCAATAAAATAA